One genomic region from Gemmatimonas sp. encodes:
- a CDS encoding ester cyclase has product MSSTLRGMRASAFALASAMMLPLAAHAQNQAIVLKPKSPPPAHERQAAAVEKNLKTFDVLDFDVFSTQKWARLLESHAKNIIVTWPDGHETVGIDRHIDDLKAMFVYAPDIEIKTHPIRFGSGTWTSVTGVMTGTFTKPMPIGDGKFIQPTGKRFALPMATIAHWTNGTMDHEWLYWDSGEFMKQLGLAK; this is encoded by the coding sequence ATGTCATCGACACTTCGCGGCATGCGCGCGAGCGCCTTCGCGCTCGCCAGCGCAATGATGCTCCCACTTGCCGCGCACGCGCAGAACCAGGCCATCGTGCTCAAGCCCAAGTCGCCGCCACCCGCACACGAGCGGCAGGCCGCGGCCGTCGAGAAGAACCTCAAGACGTTCGACGTCCTCGACTTCGATGTCTTCAGCACCCAGAAGTGGGCGCGACTGCTGGAGAGCCACGCAAAGAACATCATCGTGACGTGGCCCGACGGCCATGAGACCGTCGGCATCGACCGGCACATCGACGACCTGAAAGCCATGTTCGTCTACGCACCCGACATCGAGATCAAGACCCACCCGATCCGCTTCGGCTCCGGCACGTGGACGTCGGTCACCGGGGTCATGACGGGCACGTTCACCAAGCCCATGCCCATCGGCGACGGCAAGTTCATTCAGCCGACCGGCAAGCGGTTCGCGCTCCCCATGGCGACCATCGCGCACTGGACGAACGGCACCATGGACCACGAGTGGCTCTACTGGGACAGCGGCGAGTTCATGAAGCAGCTGGGGCTCGCGAAGTAA
- a CDS encoding DoxX family protein produces MRLASLNSATSADLGLVLLRATTGVITAAHGGQKLFVYGIEGATGAFAGMGIPVPGIAGPATGVIELLGGLALIVGLFTRVAGLGLALTMLGAIGFVHLAGGFFAPTGIEFPLALLGATSALVLAGAGRYSLDALLMRRRESTADAVPTIRPIPQGA; encoded by the coding sequence ATGCGACTCGCCTCACTGAATTCCGCGACCTCGGCCGACCTGGGCCTCGTGCTCCTGCGGGCCACGACCGGCGTCATCACCGCTGCACACGGCGGCCAGAAGCTTTTCGTCTACGGCATCGAGGGCGCGACCGGGGCCTTCGCCGGGATGGGGATCCCGGTGCCCGGCATCGCCGGCCCGGCCACGGGCGTCATCGAGCTGCTCGGGGGCCTCGCCCTCATCGTCGGCCTCTTCACACGCGTCGCCGGGCTTGGACTCGCCCTGACGATGCTCGGCGCCATCGGCTTCGTGCATCTCGCCGGCGGCTTTTTCGCCCCGACCGGCATCGAGTTCCCGCTCGCGCTCCTCGGCGCGACCAGCGCGCTCGTCCTCGCAGGCGCCGGTCGGTACTCGCTCGACGCGCTCCTGATGCGCCGTCGCGAGTCCACTGCCGATGCAGTCCCCACCATCCGTCCGATTCCGCAGGGCGCGTGA
- a CDS encoding MarR family transcriptional regulator: MTILRDDLRQTKAFQSLHQEAFLNVARTEAVLHDGLDQVLGPLGLSLTQYNVLRMLRGAGIGGLCRNEIRDRLITRMPDVSRLLDRMEAAGLVHRVRSAEDRRLVNTTLTERGGALVDELDAEVAAVHAKQLGHLSEPQLRSLIELLSIARSPS, from the coding sequence GTGACGATACTCCGCGACGATCTCCGCCAGACCAAGGCGTTCCAGAGCCTCCACCAGGAGGCATTTCTGAACGTCGCCCGCACCGAAGCGGTACTGCACGACGGCCTCGACCAGGTGCTGGGGCCGTTGGGGCTGTCGCTGACCCAGTACAACGTCCTCCGGATGCTCCGCGGGGCAGGGATCGGTGGCCTCTGCCGCAACGAGATCCGGGACCGTCTCATCACCCGAATGCCCGACGTGTCGCGGCTCCTGGATCGAATGGAAGCGGCAGGGCTGGTGCACCGGGTGCGCAGTGCCGAGGACCGCCGGCTGGTAAACACGACCTTGACCGAGCGCGGGGGCGCCTTGGTGGACGAGCTCGATGCCGAGGTGGCTGCGGTTCACGCGAAGCAGCTTGGCCATCTGAGCGAGCCGCAGCTTCGGTCGCTGATCGAGCTCCTGAGCATCGCCCGCAGCCCGAGCTGA